In a genomic window of Wyeomyia smithii strain HCP4-BCI-WySm-NY-G18 chromosome 1, ASM2978416v1, whole genome shotgun sequence:
- the LOC129730325 gene encoding solute carrier family 23 member 2 isoform X1, with translation MEAMKAKTNVNYGIDDLPPWYLSIFMALQHYLTMIGAIVSIPFILTPALCMEDEDPARGIIISTMIFVTGVVTYLQTTWGCRLPIVQGGTISFLVPTLAILNLPQWKCPSKEVISAMRVDDKTELWQSRMRELSGAIAVSALLQVFIGYTGLVGKLLKIITPLTIVPTVSLVGITLFSHASEAASKHWGIAVATIFLMTLFSQVMTKVEVPILQYRKGHGIEMGWFPLFKLFPVLLTIIIMWSLCAVLTITNIFPEGHPARTDIRIKVLHNAAWFRVPYPGQFGMPTVTLTGVLGMLAGVLACTVESISYYPTVSQMCNAPPPPLHAINRGIATEGLGTVLAGLLGSGNGTNTFGENVGAIGVTKVGSRRVIQWAALIMVIQGVLSKFGAVFIMIPDPVVGGIFCVMFGMIAAFGLSALQYIDLRSARNLYILGLSIFFPLALCIWVNEHPDFIETGNETIDSTLSVLLGTSILVGGCLGCTLDNLIPGTPEERGLIVWAKEMSLEITNDELTINTTFDFPYGMQTLRCWKWTRHIPFLPTYKMNL, from the exons ATGGAGGCAATGAAGGCTAAAACGAACGTTAACTATGGGATTGATGACTTACCACCATGGTACTTGAGTATATTCATGGCACTGCAG CATTATCTTACAATGATTGGCGCAATTGTGTCAATTCCATTTATCTTAACACCGGCGTTGTGTATGGAAGATGAGGATCCCGCACGCGGAATCATCATATCAACAATGATCTTTGTTACTGGCGTTGTAACATATCTACAGACAACTTGGGGATGTCGACTGCCAATCGTTCAAGGAGGAACTATATCGTTTTTAGTTCCAACATTAGCAATTTTGAATTTACCACAATGGAAATGTCCTAGCAAAGAAGTAATTAGTGCAATGAGAGTTGACGACAAAACAGAGCTGTGGCAATCAAGAATGCGTGAATTATCCGGAGCGATTGCTGTTTCTGCTCTTTTACAAGTATTCATCGGATATACTGGTTTAGTTGgcaaacttttgaaaataataacaCCTCTTACAATCGTTCCTACTGTGTCACTAGTAGGTATAACACTATTCTCTCATGCCAGTGAAGCCGCTTCCAAACACTGGGGTATAGCTGTTGCGACAATTTTTCTAATGACTCTTTTTTCACAAGTAATGACCAAGGTTGAGGTTCCTATTCTCCAATATCGCAAAGGTCATGGAATAGAGATGGGATGGTTCCCTCTCTTTAAACTGTTTCCCGTACTTTTGACGATCATTATTATGTGGTCACTTTGTGCCGTGTtgacaataaccaatatattccCAGAAGGTCATCCTGCACGCACCGATATACGGATTAAAGTATTGCATAATGCCGCTTGGTTTCGTGTACCGTACCCAGGTCAGTTTGGAATGCCAACTGTAACATTAACCGGAGTGTTGGGAATGCTAGCTGGTGTCCTGGCTTGTACGGTAGAATCTATTAGTTACTATCCAACTGTATCACAAATGTGCAATGCACCTCCTCCTCCGTTACATGCTATTAATCGCGGTATCGCTACAGAAGGCTTAGGTACAGTTCTTGCTGGATTATTGGGTTCCGGTAATGGTACAAATACGTTTGGGGAAAATGTCGGAGCAATCGGTGTAACAAAAGTTGGTAGTCGACGAGTAATTCAATGGGCTGCTCTAATTATGGTTATACAAGGTGTACTAAGTAAATTCGGTGCTGTATTTATTATGATTCCTGATCCTGTAGTAGGCGGAATATTTTGTGTCATGTTTGGGATGATTGCTGCATTTGGTCTCTCAGCATTACAATACATTGATCTACGTTCAGCACGAAATCTTTATATTCTCGGTTTATCAATTTTCTTTCCATTGGCGCTTTGCATCTGGGTCAATGAACATCCTGATTTTATAGAAACAGGAAATGAAACAATTGACTCAACTCTATCTGTGCTTCTTGGCACCAGCATTCTTGTTGGAGGATGCTTAGGCTGTACGTTAGATAATTTGATTCCAGGAACACCTGAGGAGCGCGGATTGATAGTATGGGCTAAAGAAATGTCGTTAGAGATCACAAACGATGAGTTGACTATAAATACTACATTTGATTTTCCATATGGCATGCAGACTTTAAGATG tTGGAAATGGACTCGCCACATTCCGTTTTTACCAACATATAAAATGAATCTGTAA
- the LOC129730325 gene encoding solute carrier family 23 member 2 isoform X2 — protein sequence MIGAIVSIPFILTPALCMEDEDPARGIIISTMIFVTGVVTYLQTTWGCRLPIVQGGTISFLVPTLAILNLPQWKCPSKEVISAMRVDDKTELWQSRMRELSGAIAVSALLQVFIGYTGLVGKLLKIITPLTIVPTVSLVGITLFSHASEAASKHWGIAVATIFLMTLFSQVMTKVEVPILQYRKGHGIEMGWFPLFKLFPVLLTIIIMWSLCAVLTITNIFPEGHPARTDIRIKVLHNAAWFRVPYPGQFGMPTVTLTGVLGMLAGVLACTVESISYYPTVSQMCNAPPPPLHAINRGIATEGLGTVLAGLLGSGNGTNTFGENVGAIGVTKVGSRRVIQWAALIMVIQGVLSKFGAVFIMIPDPVVGGIFCVMFGMIAAFGLSALQYIDLRSARNLYILGLSIFFPLALCIWVNEHPDFIETGNETIDSTLSVLLGTSILVGGCLGCTLDNLIPGTPEERGLIVWAKEMSLEITNDELTINTTFDFPYGMQTLRCWKWTRHIPFLPTYKMNL from the exons ATGATTGGCGCAATTGTGTCAATTCCATTTATCTTAACACCGGCGTTGTGTATGGAAGATGAGGATCCCGCACGCGGAATCATCATATCAACAATGATCTTTGTTACTGGCGTTGTAACATATCTACAGACAACTTGGGGATGTCGACTGCCAATCGTTCAAGGAGGAACTATATCGTTTTTAGTTCCAACATTAGCAATTTTGAATTTACCACAATGGAAATGTCCTAGCAAAGAAGTAATTAGTGCAATGAGAGTTGACGACAAAACAGAGCTGTGGCAATCAAGAATGCGTGAATTATCCGGAGCGATTGCTGTTTCTGCTCTTTTACAAGTATTCATCGGATATACTGGTTTAGTTGgcaaacttttgaaaataataacaCCTCTTACAATCGTTCCTACTGTGTCACTAGTAGGTATAACACTATTCTCTCATGCCAGTGAAGCCGCTTCCAAACACTGGGGTATAGCTGTTGCGACAATTTTTCTAATGACTCTTTTTTCACAAGTAATGACCAAGGTTGAGGTTCCTATTCTCCAATATCGCAAAGGTCATGGAATAGAGATGGGATGGTTCCCTCTCTTTAAACTGTTTCCCGTACTTTTGACGATCATTATTATGTGGTCACTTTGTGCCGTGTtgacaataaccaatatattccCAGAAGGTCATCCTGCACGCACCGATATACGGATTAAAGTATTGCATAATGCCGCTTGGTTTCGTGTACCGTACCCAGGTCAGTTTGGAATGCCAACTGTAACATTAACCGGAGTGTTGGGAATGCTAGCTGGTGTCCTGGCTTGTACGGTAGAATCTATTAGTTACTATCCAACTGTATCACAAATGTGCAATGCACCTCCTCCTCCGTTACATGCTATTAATCGCGGTATCGCTACAGAAGGCTTAGGTACAGTTCTTGCTGGATTATTGGGTTCCGGTAATGGTACAAATACGTTTGGGGAAAATGTCGGAGCAATCGGTGTAACAAAAGTTGGTAGTCGACGAGTAATTCAATGGGCTGCTCTAATTATGGTTATACAAGGTGTACTAAGTAAATTCGGTGCTGTATTTATTATGATTCCTGATCCTGTAGTAGGCGGAATATTTTGTGTCATGTTTGGGATGATTGCTGCATTTGGTCTCTCAGCATTACAATACATTGATCTACGTTCAGCACGAAATCTTTATATTCTCGGTTTATCAATTTTCTTTCCATTGGCGCTTTGCATCTGGGTCAATGAACATCCTGATTTTATAGAAACAGGAAATGAAACAATTGACTCAACTCTATCTGTGCTTCTTGGCACCAGCATTCTTGTTGGAGGATGCTTAGGCTGTACGTTAGATAATTTGATTCCAGGAACACCTGAGGAGCGCGGATTGATAGTATGGGCTAAAGAAATGTCGTTAGAGATCACAAACGATGAGTTGACTATAAATACTACATTTGATTTTCCATATGGCATGCAGACTTTAAGATG tTGGAAATGGACTCGCCACATTCCGTTTTTACCAACATATAAAATGAATCTGTAA